One genomic segment of Aliarcobacter cibarius includes these proteins:
- a CDS encoding 2Fe-2S iron-sulfur cluster binding domain-containing protein has protein sequence MKYDVLVKDKDRSQKCLEDKNLMDSLYVYTDLVPKGCHNGACGVCKIKVHDGEFHKDKMNRKHVSQEEENNNILLACKVFPKADMKIEFIAREKNESKQQYRFGS, from the coding sequence TTGAAATATGATGTACTTGTTAAAGACAAAGACAGAAGTCAAAAATGCCTTGAAGATAAAAATTTAATGGATAGTTTGTATGTATATACGGACTTAGTTCCAAAGGGTTGTCATAATGGAGCTTGTGGCGTATGTAAAATCAAAGTCCATGATGGCGAATTTCACAAAGATAAAATGAACAGAAAACATGTATCACAAGAGGAAGAGAATAACAATATTCTTTTAGCTTGTAAGGTTTTCCCAAAAGCTGATATGAAAATTGAATTTATAGCTAGAGAAAAAAATGAATCTAAACAACAATATAGATTTGGATCTTAA
- a CDS encoding NAD(P)-binding domain-containing protein → MIDEIYDIVILGAGPAGIATAYEAEILGLKKILILEKTTSHSSTIKNFYEEGKPIDRDWGGHVVELLGNIDFQYIKEKKIDIFDSILSKSEIIKTVFNSEAYLVEKRDELFTIQATSGKYYSKNVVIAIGRMAKPQKPDYKLPRKLAKRINFDLSSASTGEKILVVGGGDSASEYACSLSKNNDVTITYRKEKFTRPNPLNQKKLQDYFENGTLKYKLGVDIKEIIDENGLIKILYSDDSSDIYERMIFALGGTTPIDFIMNCGITIDEFSQPIYNENNETVIKGLFVTGDIVFKNGGSISLAFNQGYKIAKFITKS, encoded by the coding sequence ATGATTGATGAGATATATGATATAGTAATACTAGGTGCTGGTCCTGCAGGAATTGCAACTGCATATGAGGCTGAAATTTTAGGTCTTAAAAAAATACTTATTTTGGAAAAAACAACTTCACATTCTTCAACTATAAAGAACTTTTATGAAGAAGGTAAACCAATTGATCGAGACTGGGGAGGGCATGTTGTTGAACTTCTCGGAAATATTGATTTCCAATATATAAAAGAGAAAAAGATAGATATTTTTGATTCAATTTTGAGTAAATCAGAAATTATTAAAACAGTTTTTAATAGTGAAGCATATTTGGTTGAAAAAAGGGATGAATTATTTACTATTCAAGCAACATCAGGTAAATATTATTCAAAAAATGTGGTAATTGCAATTGGAAGAATGGCAAAACCACAAAAACCAGATTATAAGTTACCTAGAAAGTTGGCAAAAAGGATTAATTTTGATTTATCATCAGCTTCAACTGGAGAAAAAATTTTAGTAGTTGGAGGGGGAGATAGTGCTTCAGAATATGCATGTTCTCTGAGTAAAAATAATGATGTAACAATTACATATAGAAAAGAAAAATTTACAAGACCAAATCCCTTAAATCAAAAAAAACTTCAAGATTATTTTGAAAATGGAACATTAAAATACAAATTAGGTGTAGATATAAAAGAAATTATAGATGAAAATGGTCTTATAAAAATATTGTATTCTGACGATAGTAGCGATATTTATGAAAGAATGATATTTGCATTGGGAGGAACGACTCCAATTGATTTTATTATGAACTGCGGTATAACTATTGATGAATTTTCTCAACCAATCTATAATGAAAATAATGAAACCGTTATAAAAGGATTATTTGTAACAGGTGATATAGTGTTTAAAAATGGCGGAAGCATTTCATTAGCCTTTAATCAAGGTTACAAAATTGCAAAGTTTATAACAAAATCTTAA
- a CDS encoding alcohol dehydrogenase catalytic domain-containing protein, which yields MKTAIYYGPKDIRCGEKETPIISNKFDIKVKVLATSICGSDLHLYRGSLDLIMERGVSQTGHELCGEVLEIGTNVSKFKVGDRISMAYSCSCGHCYMCECGQTAHCETTNKSVYGFGIPFGNLNGTHTEEMIISHAEAHSIIIPEEISDVAALTLSCNMPSAIIANELANIKVGEKVAIIGAGPTGLMSLDIALTKTAAKNILVVEPIKYRREFALKKGVNTIDPNSDNFKEDALKISGIRGFDKIIEMVGHKETLQMAFDLIRAGGTISALGVFTDQEFNLILNDVFLRDISLHMNGFANVQPYMKLALKYIQDGIVNPDEYFSHEFNLDDIDQAFKLFNNKEDNVMKILIKP from the coding sequence ATGAAAACAGCAATATATTATGGACCAAAAGATATAAGATGTGGAGAAAAAGAAACGCCAATAATTTCTAATAAATTTGATATCAAAGTAAAAGTTTTAGCTACTTCTATTTGTGGTTCAGATCTCCATTTATATAGAGGTTCATTGGACTTAATTATGGAAAGAGGAGTTTCTCAAACTGGTCATGAACTTTGTGGAGAGGTTTTAGAAATTGGTACTAACGTATCAAAATTTAAAGTAGGTGATAGAATCTCGATGGCATATTCATGTTCTTGTGGTCATTGCTATATGTGTGAATGTGGACAGACAGCTCATTGTGAAACAACAAACAAATCTGTTTATGGATTTGGAATTCCTTTTGGTAATTTAAATGGTACACATACTGAAGAAATGATTATTTCTCATGCAGAAGCTCATTCAATAATTATTCCAGAAGAAATATCTGATGTTGCGGCATTAACATTATCATGTAATATGCCAAGCGCAATTATCGCAAATGAATTAGCAAATATTAAAGTTGGGGAAAAAGTTGCAATAATTGGTGCTGGACCTACTGGGTTAATGTCATTAGATATAGCACTTACTAAAACTGCAGCAAAAAATATACTTGTCGTTGAACCAATTAAATATAGGAGAGAATTTGCACTTAAAAAAGGTGTAAATACTATAGATCCAAATTCTGATAATTTTAAAGAGGATGCATTGAAAATTTCAGGAATTAGAGGTTTTGATAAAATAATTGAAATGGTTGGACATAAAGAAACTTTACAAATGGCATTTGATTTAATAAGAGCAGGTGGAACAATATCTGCTCTTGGAGTGTTTACAGATCAAGAATTTAATTTAATTTTGAATGATGTATTTTTAAGAGATATTAGTTTACATATGAATGGTTTTGCAAACGTTCAACCATATATGAAACTTGCACTTAAATATATTCAAGATGGAATTGTTAATCCTGATGAGTATTTTTCTCATGAGTTTAACTTAGATGATATTGATCAAGCATTTAAATTATTTAATAATAAAGAAGATAATGTTATGAAAATATTAATAAAACCCTAA
- a CDS encoding aromatic/alkene monooxygenase hydroxylase subunit beta, translating to MSEKVKTQNFAHPLKTWSHLSGGRKKPSEYEIVSKNLHFHMNNQAQPFHFPDVEMSKWYIKNRNNSPLKHSDWDAFNDPDKLVYRTYNILQDGQEIYIKGLFDQMNERGHDEMLQESYAKVLARLYTPARYVYHTLQLGSAYLQQMAPSSTITNCATYQTADELRALTHTAYRTKELSNTFKSIGFAENEREIWENDIAWQGIRELMENALVAWDWAETFIVLNLLAKPAIEESIQVQFGNYAKDNNDTLLGLLSQSQFNDSLRHRKWATALVKMALEVEGNKEYIQSIVAKWLPLTYKAIEAYCNEIPDVQDAAQDAKNSLKDFLKTLDLSV from the coding sequence ATGAGTGAAAAAGTTAAAACACAAAATTTTGCGCATCCACTAAAAACGTGGTCGCATCTTTCTGGTGGAAGAAAAAAACCTAGTGAATATGAAATAGTTTCAAAAAATTTACATTTTCATATGAATAATCAAGCACAACCATTCCATTTTCCAGATGTTGAAATGAGCAAATGGTATATAAAAAATAGAAATAATAGTCCATTAAAACATAGTGATTGGGATGCATTTAATGATCCTGATAAATTAGTGTATAGAACCTATAATATTTTACAAGATGGTCAAGAGATATATATTAAAGGTCTTTTTGATCAAATGAATGAAAGAGGTCATGATGAAATGCTTCAAGAAAGTTATGCAAAAGTTTTAGCTAGATTATATACACCTGCGAGATATGTATATCATACTTTACAGTTAGGCTCAGCATATTTACAACAAATGGCACCTTCAAGTACTATTACAAATTGTGCAACATATCAAACGGCAGATGAATTAAGAGCTTTAACGCATACTGCATACAGAACAAAAGAACTTTCTAATACATTTAAAAGTATAGGTTTTGCTGAAAATGAAAGAGAAATTTGGGAAAATGATATTGCATGGCAAGGTATTAGAGAATTAATGGAAAATGCTCTAGTTGCCTGGGATTGGGCAGAAACATTTATTGTTTTAAATTTACTTGCAAAACCAGCGATTGAAGAATCAATTCAAGTTCAATTTGGAAATTATGCGAAAGATAATAATGATACTTTATTAGGACTACTTAGTCAATCCCAATTTAACGATAGTTTGAGACATAGAAAATGGGCAACTGCATTAGTTAAAATGGCTCTAGAAGTTGAGGGAAATAAAGAATATATTCAATCAATTGTAGCAAAATGGCTACCTTTAACGTATAAAGCAATTGAAGCTTATTGCAATGAAATTCCAGATGTGCAAGATGCTGCTCAAGACGCTAAAAATTCTTTAAAAGACTTTTTAAAGACACTTGATCTATCTGTATAA
- a CDS encoding MmoB/DmpM family protein has protein sequence MSYNKDIVNNNNVGPIMRAGDVALAVAEAAEIDNPDKDIKVSDQTAYLRISCEQEMIIRRDTIEECLGKHFEMRELEINMASFAGQIQSTTDSVRFYFDKQQ, from the coding sequence ATGTCATATAATAAAGATATAGTTAATAATAATAATGTAGGACCAATCATGAGAGCTGGTGATGTTGCATTAGCTGTAGCTGAAGCAGCTGAAATAGATAATCCAGATAAAGATATTAAAGTTTCTGATCAAACTGCTTATCTTAGAATTTCTTGTGAACAAGAAATGATAATCAGAAGAGATACGATAGAAGAGTGTTTAGGTAAACATTTTGAAATGAGAGAACTTGAAATAAATATGGCATCTTTTGCTGGTCAAATTCAATCAACAACTGATTCGGTAAGATTTTACTTTGATAAACAACAATAA
- a CDS encoding Rieske 2Fe-2S domain-containing protein: MAFEKICTLDDVWEGEMKAFTTKDGTEVLVVAHEDDKIVIFQNMCPHQEITLGQKGILNENGVLVCTAHLWEFDSCTGKGLNPTDCKLAVYPSKVEGDDIYVDTEGITPEKSHS; this comes from the coding sequence ATGGCTTTTGAAAAAATATGTACATTAGATGACGTTTGGGAAGGTGAAATGAAGGCATTTACAACTAAAGATGGTACAGAAGTTTTAGTTGTAGCACATGAAGATGACAAGATAGTTATTTTTCAAAATATGTGCCCTCATCAAGAAATAACATTAGGTCAAAAAGGTATATTAAATGAGAATGGGGTACTAGTATGTACAGCTCATTTGTGGGAGTTTGATTCTTGTACAGGAAAAGGTTTGAATCCTACTGATTGTAAACTTGCTGTTTATCCATCTAAAGTAGAGGGTGATGATATTTATGTTGATACAGAGGGAATTACTCCTGAAAAATCACATAGTTAA
- a CDS encoding toluene-4-monooxygenase system B family protein, with protein MALFPLSSLFEDDFVAQLVPVDTEDNMDEVAQKCAYHSVNRRVLPVEGKVMRVKRHSNGEVFPRNMKVQDANLLPTETIEVFYSND; from the coding sequence ATGGCATTATTTCCACTATCTTCATTATTTGAAGATGATTTTGTAGCACAGTTAGTACCAGTTGATACTGAGGATAATATGGATGAAGTAGCACAAAAATGTGCTTATCATTCTGTAAATAGAAGAGTACTTCCTGTTGAAGGTAAAGTTATGAGAGTAAAAAGACATAGCAATGGTGAAGTGTTTCCAAGAAATATGAAGGTACAAGATGCAAATCTTTTACCAACAGAAACTATAGAAGTTTTCTATAGCAATGACTGA
- a CDS encoding ferritin family protein, which produces MSLMKREEWYDLTRTTNWTPKYVTEDELFPEEMSGARGISLEKWENYDEPYKVTFPEYVETQREKDAGIYSIKAALSRSKFMDNVDPGWEATMQLHYGAVATAEYAASIAETRMARFAKAPGNRNMATFGMLDENRHGQHQLYFPHTYTERSRQWDWAWKANHTNEWAAVAGRNFFDDIMLTRDAVATSIMLTFSFETGFTNMQFLGLAADAAETGDHTFASLISSIQTDESRHAQQGGPSLKILVENGKKEEAQKMVDLSIWKAWRLFSVLTGPIMDYYTPISHRKQSFKEFMEEWIVAQFERQLLDIGLDLPWYWNEFIADISDRHHSMHLGVWYWRATAWWNPAAGVGKDERAWLEEKYPGWTDTYGKTWDVITNNLLEGRENLVSPETLPIICHTGFIPLVTPPHTKRSEGQLVDYQLEHEGRLYHFNSVVDKWVFETDPERYKGVMTAVDHFLAGHINPPDLAGALAWMDLSPGELGKDAHDFAWVEDFRK; this is translated from the coding sequence ATGTCTTTAATGAAAAGAGAAGAATGGTATGATTTAACTCGAACAACAAATTGGACACCCAAATATGTTACAGAGGATGAACTCTTTCCTGAAGAAATGAGTGGAGCTAGAGGAATTTCACTTGAGAAATGGGAAAATTATGATGAACCGTATAAAGTTACATTTCCAGAGTATGTTGAAACACAAAGAGAAAAAGATGCAGGGATTTACTCTATAAAAGCTGCTTTATCTAGATCTAAATTTATGGATAATGTAGATCCAGGTTGGGAAGCTACAATGCAGTTACACTATGGAGCAGTTGCAACCGCTGAATATGCTGCTAGTATTGCTGAAACAAGAATGGCTAGATTTGCAAAAGCTCCAGGTAATAGAAACATGGCAACTTTTGGTATGCTTGATGAAAATAGACACGGTCAACATCAATTATATTTTCCACATACTTACACAGAAAGAAGTAGACAATGGGATTGGGCTTGGAAAGCAAATCATACAAATGAGTGGGCTGCGGTTGCCGGTAGAAACTTCTTTGATGATATTATGTTAACTAGAGATGCAGTTGCAACTTCTATTATGCTTACTTTCTCTTTTGAGACAGGATTTACAAATATGCAATTTTTAGGTCTAGCTGCAGATGCTGCAGAAACAGGAGATCATACTTTTGCGAGTTTAATTTCAAGTATTCAAACAGATGAGTCAAGACATGCACAACAAGGAGGACCATCTTTAAAAATTCTTGTTGAAAATGGTAAAAAAGAAGAAGCACAAAAAATGGTTGATTTGTCAATTTGGAAAGCATGGAGATTATTTTCTGTTTTAACAGGACCAATTATGGATTATTATACTCCTATATCACATAGAAAGCAATCATTTAAAGAATTTATGGAAGAGTGGATTGTTGCACAATTTGAAAGACAATTACTCGATATTGGATTAGACCTACCATGGTACTGGAATGAATTTATTGCTGATATTTCAGATAGACATCATAGTATGCATTTAGGTGTTTGGTATTGGAGAGCAACTGCTTGGTGGAATCCAGCAGCAGGTGTTGGAAAAGATGAAAGGGCATGGCTAGAAGAGAAATATCCAGGATGGACTGATACATATGGAAAAACTTGGGATGTTATAACGAATAATTTACTTGAAGGTAGAGAAAATTTAGTATCACCTGAAACACTTCCTATTATTTGTCATACAGGTTTTATTCCATTAGTTACACCACCTCATACAAAAAGATCAGAAGGACAATTGGTAGATTATCAACTTGAACATGAAGGTAGGTTATATCATTTTAATTCAGTTGTTGATAAATGGGTATTTGAAACTGATCCTGAGAGATATAAAGGTGTTATGACAGCTGTTGATCATTTCTTGGCTGGGCATATTAATCCACCAGATTTAGCTGGAGCTTTAGCTTGGATGGATTTAAGCCCTGGTGAACTTGGTAAAGATGCACATGATTTTGCATGGGTAGAAGATTTTAGAAAATAA
- a CDS encoding sulfite exporter TauE/SafE family protein has product MLDLQTILYFLALGSFVGVVSGLFGIGGGGVIVPVLTSMFLLNNTIDENNVVHLALGTSMAIIIVTSISSIKAQQKKKAIVWDVVKMMVPGIFIGTFLATFIASKLDSFYLSIIFSLFMFYSAVIMFVGKKPKPENKIFTAKTHILSGGAIGALSSLVSIGGGIMSVPYLLHQNIDIKKAIATSSAIGLPIAISGTLGYIINGWSHTSIETLTLGFVSIPALICVAFASFLTAPIGVMLVHKINVDLMKKLFSLIPLILSLKMIGVVT; this is encoded by the coding sequence ATGTTAGATTTACAAACAATTTTATATTTTTTAGCTTTGGGCTCTTTTGTCGGAGTTGTTTCAGGGCTTTTTGGAATAGGTGGTGGAGGAGTTATAGTTCCTGTTTTAACATCTATGTTTTTACTAAATAATACAATTGATGAAAATAATGTTGTTCATTTGGCTTTAGGAACTTCTATGGCAATTATAATTGTTACTTCAATTTCAAGTATTAAAGCTCAACAAAAGAAAAAAGCTATTGTTTGGGATGTTGTAAAGATGATGGTTCCTGGAATATTTATAGGCACATTTTTAGCAACTTTTATAGCTTCTAAGCTTGATTCATTTTATTTATCTATAATTTTTTCTTTGTTTATGTTTTATTCTGCTGTAATAATGTTTGTAGGTAAAAAACCAAAACCTGAGAATAAGATTTTTACAGCAAAAACTCATATACTTTCAGGTGGTGCTATTGGAGCATTATCATCTTTAGTGTCTATTGGAGGTGGAATTATGAGTGTTCCTTATTTATTGCATCAAAATATAGATATTAAAAAAGCAATTGCAACATCTTCAGCAATTGGTTTACCAATAGCAATTTCAGGAACTTTGGGATACATCATAAATGGTTGGAGTCACACTTCTATTGAAACTTTAACTTTAGGATTTGTATCAATTCCTGCACTTATTTGTGTAGCATTTGCTAGTTTTTTAACAGCTCCAATTGGTGTTATGTTAGTGCATAAAATAAATGTTGATTTGATGAAAAAATTATTTTCATTAATTCCTTTAATTCTTAGTTTAAAGATGATTGGAGTGGTAACTTAA
- a CDS encoding NADH:ubiquinone reductase (Na(+)-transporting) subunit F, whose product MACRLEIEPTGNVVEVQEGQTLLDAALRQGIYLPHACNHGLCGTCKVEVLEGEVDLGNASYFALMESEREDGYCLACTATAKEDVVIEADIEVDVDARNIPVKDVWGTVIKREMLTPRILGLWIELDDDLDFQAGQYINYHIPVFPEPRAFSLANQPSTGRVIELNIGIIPDGEATPWIHKNVKVGDKRKITGPFGRFFVKKSANKPMIFFAGGSGLSSPKSMILDELENGCTLPITLFHGARNQEELYYADLFWGLEKKYPNFRYVPVLSNNEDSSWKGEVGFTNDVAKRMYDGKFEGNKAYLCGPPMMTEACIKVLMQGRLFEKDIHTEKFFSKADLHSNNTKSPLFKSI is encoded by the coding sequence ATGGCTTGTAGACTAGAAATTGAACCAACAGGCAATGTTGTAGAAGTTCAAGAAGGGCAAACCCTTCTTGATGCAGCTTTAAGACAAGGTATATATCTTCCTCATGCTTGTAATCATGGACTTTGTGGAACTTGTAAGGTTGAAGTTTTAGAGGGTGAAGTAGATTTGGGAAATGCTTCTTATTTTGCTTTAATGGAAAGTGAAAGAGAAGATGGATATTGTCTAGCTTGTACTGCAACTGCAAAAGAAGACGTAGTAATTGAAGCTGATATTGAAGTTGATGTTGATGCTAGAAATATTCCTGTAAAAGATGTTTGGGGAACAGTTATAAAAAGAGAGATGTTAACTCCAAGAATTTTGGGATTATGGATTGAACTTGATGATGATTTAGATTTTCAAGCTGGACAATATATAAACTATCATATTCCTGTATTTCCTGAACCAAGAGCATTTTCATTAGCAAATCAGCCAAGCACAGGAAGAGTAATAGAACTAAACATAGGAATAATTCCAGATGGTGAAGCAACTCCATGGATACATAAAAACGTAAAAGTTGGAGATAAAAGAAAAATAACTGGTCCTTTTGGAAGATTTTTTGTAAAAAAATCAGCTAATAAACCGATGATTTTCTTTGCTGGTGGTTCAGGTCTTTCTAGTCCAAAATCTATGATATTAGATGAATTGGAAAATGGTTGTACTCTTCCAATAACTCTATTTCACGGAGCAAGAAATCAAGAAGAGCTATATTATGCAGATTTATTTTGGGGTTTAGAGAAAAAATATCCAAATTTCAGATATGTTCCTGTTTTATCAAATAATGAAGATTCTTCATGGAAAGGTGAAGTAGGTTTTACAAATGATGTAGCAAAAAGGATGTATGATGGAAAATTCGAGGGAAATAAAGCTTATTTGTGCGGACCTCCAATGATGACTGAAGCTTGTATTAAAGTTTTAATGCAAGGAAGATTGTTTGAAAAAGATATTCATACTGAAAAATTCTTTTCAAAAGCAGATTTACACTCAAATAATACTAAAAGTCCTCTTTTCAAATCTATTTAA
- a CDS encoding phenol hydroxylase subunit P4 — protein MAMRTIGEYPTIIKDAVENFHGNQLVLIYWQGRFLEGSIKCFPLPPEMPFGAIASDIIPAIYKIEPDFELLDFDKTEVIWEIDGKVVTPDFSKSLKENGVGHKSFIKLITPTLTGKIGA, from the coding sequence ATGGCAATGAGAACAATAGGAGAATATCCAACAATAATAAAAGATGCTGTAGAAAATTTTCATGGTAATCAGTTAGTACTTATTTATTGGCAAGGAAGATTTTTAGAAGGTTCTATAAAATGTTTTCCATTACCTCCTGAAATGCCTTTTGGAGCAATTGCATCTGATATTATTCCTGCAATTTATAAAATTGAACCAGATTTTGAACTACTAGATTTTGATAAAACTGAAGTTATTTGGGAAATAGATGGAAAAGTTGTTACTCCTGATTTTAGTAAATCACTAAAAGAAAATGGAGTAGGACACAAATCGTTTATTAAACTTATAACACCTACATTGACAGGAAAGATAGGAGCATAA
- a CDS encoding YHS domain-containing protein, whose product MSANQRKRRLGKKESYEYMTRLGWDVSYQKEEDVYPFMKYEGIKINDWNAWDDPFRMTMESYWKLQAEKDKKLYSIIDAFAQNNGQKNISDGRYVNALKIFLQAVTPVEHKVVSGFSNVARNFKGEGATVACQMQAIDELRHYQTQVHTISHYNKYFDGFSEYTTLASRMWYLSVPKSFSDDVATAGPFEFMVAVGFSFEFVLTSLLFVPFMSGAAYNGDMATVTFGFSAQSDESRHMTLGLQAVKFMLEQDPANVPIVQEWMDKWLWRGYRLLSIVSAMMDYMLPNSPTSWSEAVGLYIEQNAMALYSDLERYGIEKPMKMLNKIIAEKEHYSHQVWKTLYVHGNAEAFHTWMPDEEKMNWLSEKYPNTFDKYYRPVFEEYKRREQKGERYYSATLPALCQTCQLPILFTDVQNGNETIYSHAVTEFEGDKYHFCSDECKGIFQREPQKYVQSWLPVYQIFQGNCGGATIPEILKWYRVEDGVDNMDYVGSPDEAMWNKLKNIKG is encoded by the coding sequence ATGAGTGCAAATCAAAGAAAAAGAAGATTAGGTAAAAAAGAAAGTTATGAATATATGACAAGACTTGGTTGGGATGTTAGTTACCAAAAAGAAGAAGATGTTTATCCATTTATGAAATATGAAGGAATAAAAATCAACGATTGGAATGCTTGGGATGACCCTTTTAGAATGACTATGGAATCTTATTGGAAGTTACAAGCCGAAAAAGATAAAAAGCTTTACTCTATTATAGATGCTTTTGCACAAAATAATGGGCAAAAAAATATTTCTGATGGAAGATATGTAAATGCACTAAAAATATTTTTACAAGCTGTTACTCCAGTTGAACATAAAGTTGTAAGTGGATTTTCAAACGTTGCTAGAAACTTTAAAGGTGAGGGTGCAACAGTTGCTTGTCAAATGCAAGCTATTGATGAATTAAGACATTATCAAACTCAAGTTCATACAATTAGTCACTATAACAAATATTTTGATGGTTTTAGTGAATATACAACATTAGCAAGTAGAATGTGGTATTTATCAGTTCCAAAATCATTTAGCGATGATGTTGCAACAGCTGGTCCATTTGAGTTTATGGTTGCTGTTGGATTCTCTTTCGAATTTGTTTTAACAAGTTTACTATTTGTTCCATTTATGAGTGGAGCTGCTTATAATGGTGATATGGCAACAGTAACATTTGGATTCTCTGCTCAAAGTGATGAATCAAGACATATGACACTTGGACTTCAGGCTGTTAAATTTATGTTAGAACAAGATCCAGCAAATGTGCCAATTGTTCAAGAGTGGATGGATAAATGGTTATGGAGAGGATATAGATTATTATCAATAGTATCTGCTATGATGGATTATATGTTACCAAATTCTCCAACATCTTGGAGTGAAGCAGTAGGTTTATATATTGAGCAAAATGCTATGGCACTATACTCTGATTTAGAGAGATATGGTATTGAAAAACCAATGAAAATGCTTAACAAAATAATTGCTGAGAAAGAGCACTATTCTCACCAAGTTTGGAAAACACTTTATGTTCATGGTAATGCTGAAGCTTTCCATACTTGGATGCCAGATGAAGAAAAAATGAATTGGTTAAGTGAAAAATATCCAAATACATTTGATAAATATTACAGACCAGTATTTGAAGAGTACAAAAGAAGAGAGCAAAAAGGTGAAAGATATTACTCTGCAACATTGCCAGCTTTATGTCAAACTTGTCAACTACCAATTTTGTTTACAGATGTACAAAATGGAAATGAAACTATTTATTCTCATGCAGTAACTGAATTTGAAGGAGATAAATATCATTTTTGTTCAGATGAATGTAAAGGTATATTTCAAAGAGAACCTCAAAAATATGTTCAATCTTGGCTACCTGTATATCAAATTTTTCAAGGAAATTGTGGTGGGGCAACTATACCAGAAATTCTGAAATGGTATAGAGTAGAAGATGGTGTTGATAATATGGATTATGTAGGTTCACCAGATGAAGCTATGTGGAATAAATTAAAAAATATTAAAGGATAA
- a CDS encoding MmoB/DmpM family protein, whose protein sequence is MSKSIALLCIQATDEGRVIAEAIKKDNEGIIVSNKPAMIQFEREGSIVVKAQSVSEALGRDWETDELQLVLISTGGQIDEDDDQFVVYWNN, encoded by the coding sequence ATGTCAAAAAGTATAGCATTATTATGTATTCAAGCAACAGATGAAGGTAGAGTAATTGCCGAGGCAATCAAAAAAGATAATGAAGGAATTATTGTATCAAATAAACCAGCGATGATTCAGTTTGAAAGAGAAGGAAGTATCGTTGTAAAAGCTCAAAGTGTATCAGAAGCACTAGGTAGAGATTGGGAAACAGATGAATTGCAGTTGGTTTTAATATCAACTGGTGGTCAAATTGATGAAGATGATGATCAATTTGTAGTTTATTGGAACAACTAA